A region of Cellulophaga sp. RHA19 DNA encodes the following proteins:
- a CDS encoding Lacal_2735 family protein, giving the protein MFGLFKKKSPIEKLQKQYQQLMKEYHALSTSNRGASDAKFAEAEAIQDKIALLMKKTNETS; this is encoded by the coding sequence ATGTTTGGATTATTTAAAAAGAAATCACCCATAGAAAAGCTACAAAAGCAATATCAGCAATTAATGAAAGAGTACCACGCTCTTTCTACCAGTAACCGTGGAGCTAGTGATGCCAAATTTGCAGAAGCAGAAGCTATACAAGATAAAATTGCTTTATTAATGAAAAAAACCAATGAAACTAGCTAA
- a CDS encoding glutathione peroxidase — translation MITLLTIFSSCASKQKAEPKTSIYDIKVTGLEGKPINLSDFKGKKILFVNVASKCGFTGQYEELQKLYDTYKDNLMIIGAPCNQFGSQESGTEEEIKTFCQRNYGVTFLMTEKLNVKGDQQHPLYAWLTKKELNGNSSTSVKWNFQKYLVDEEGKFVDYYYSTTNPLSKKITKHLTP, via the coding sequence ATGATTACATTACTTACTATATTTTCTTCTTGTGCGTCCAAGCAAAAAGCAGAACCTAAAACAAGTATTTACGATATTAAAGTAACTGGTTTAGAGGGCAAACCTATTAATTTATCTGACTTTAAGGGTAAAAAGATACTTTTTGTAAATGTTGCTTCTAAATGTGGATTCACAGGTCAGTATGAAGAACTACAGAAGCTTTATGATACTTACAAAGATAATTTAATGATAATTGGCGCTCCTTGTAACCAATTTGGAAGTCAAGAATCTGGAACTGAAGAGGAAATAAAAACTTTTTGTCAGAGAAACTATGGCGTCACTTTTTTAATGACCGAAAAGTTAAATGTAAAAGGAGATCAACAACACCCTTTATACGCTTGGTTAACTAAAAAAGAATTAAACGGAAACTCTAGCACCTCTGTAAAATGGAATTTCCAAAAGTATTTGGTAGACGAAGAAGGCAAATTTGTAGACTACTACTACTCTACTACAAATCCGCTTAGTAAAAAAATAACAAAGCATTTAACACCATAA
- a CDS encoding SDR family NAD(P)-dependent oxidoreductase: MKTTVIIGGSKGIGFAITKELIATHKVVVISRTAPELEHQNLKHYTCDVLTDNLPELETVDNLIYCPGSINLKPIGRLSIEDFKQDFEINVIGAVKTIKHYLNTVKKGNAPSITLFSTVATKLGMPYHASVATSKSGVEGLVKSLGAELAPTVRVNAIAPTVTNTDLAAKLLRNDKMIENIKDRHPLKRFLDPTDVAHMASFLISEKARSISGQILEVDCGIVNFKL, from the coding sequence ATGAAAACTACCGTTATTATTGGTGGTAGCAAAGGAATAGGTTTTGCTATTACAAAAGAACTTATTGCTACCCATAAAGTTGTTGTAATTAGCAGAACTGCGCCAGAATTAGAACATCAAAATCTTAAACATTACACCTGTGATGTGCTTACAGACAATTTACCAGAATTAGAGACTGTAGACAACCTTATTTATTGTCCCGGGAGCATCAATTTAAAACCCATAGGACGCTTAAGCATAGAAGACTTTAAGCAAGATTTTGAAATTAATGTTATTGGTGCAGTAAAAACAATCAAGCATTATTTAAACACTGTAAAAAAGGGAAATGCACCATCTATTACACTATTTAGTACTGTAGCTACAAAATTAGGAATGCCTTACCATGCTAGTGTTGCAACATCAAAATCTGGTGTAGAAGGCCTTGTTAAGTCTTTAGGAGCTGAATTAGCACCTACAGTGCGTGTAAACGCCATAGCACCTACAGTTACAAATACAGATTTAGCAGCTAAGTTACTTCGTAATGATAAAATGATAGAAAACATTAAGGACAGACATCCTTTAAAGCGTTTTTTAGATCCTACAGATGTAGCACATATGGCTAGCTTTCTAATTAGTGAAAAAGCAAGAAGCATTTCTGGTCAAATTTTAGAAGTAGATTGCGGAATTGTAAATTTTAAATTATAA
- the folE gene encoding GTP cyclohydrolase I FolE, with amino-acid sequence MSIDTINLMSTTDKVSVEDIGDDHLFTGLETPLKSDAFALSDEQKKEKIENLFGQIMDVMGLDLTDDSLQGTPKRVAKMYIDEIFCGLNPKNKPKIALFENKYQYNQILVEKNITFYSNCEHHFVPIIGKAHVAYKSSGNVIGLSKLNRIVQYYAKRPQVQERLTNQIGVELQKILKTEDVAVIIDAKHLCVASRGVKDDTSTTVTAFYGGEFNNATKITEIQNYLKH; translated from the coding sequence ATGAGTATAGATACTATAAATTTAATGAGTACAACAGATAAGGTTTCTGTAGAGGATATTGGAGATGACCACCTGTTTACAGGTTTAGAAACTCCCTTAAAATCAGATGCTTTTGCGTTATCCGATGAGCAAAAAAAGGAAAAAATAGAAAACCTTTTTGGGCAAATTATGGATGTTATGGGATTAGATTTAACAGATGATTCTCTGCAAGGAACACCAAAACGTGTTGCAAAAATGTATATTGATGAAATATTTTGTGGTTTAAACCCAAAAAATAAGCCAAAAATTGCTTTATTTGAAAATAAATACCAATATAACCAAATACTTGTTGAAAAAAACATTACTTTTTACTCTAATTGTGAGCACCATTTTGTTCCAATTATAGGTAAAGCGCATGTTGCCTACAAATCATCTGGTAACGTAATAGGGTTGTCTAAATTAAACAGAATTGTACAATACTATGCTAAAAGACCACAAGTACAAGAGCGCTTAACCAACCAAATTGGTGTAGAGCTTCAAAAAATATTAAAAACAGAAGACGTTGCTGTTATAATAGATGCAAAACATTTATGTGTAGCATCTAGAGGTGTAAAGGATGACACCTCTACCACAGTAACAGCTTTTTACGGTGGCGAGTTTAATAACGCTACCAAAATAACAGAAATACAAAACTATTTAAAACATTAA
- a CDS encoding TIGR03643 family protein, whose protein sequence is MSLTTLQIDRVIEMAWEDRTTFDAIKHQFGLSEKEVITIMRTEMKPSSFKMWRKRVQGRKTKHAKLRTFVSGRFKCSRQKQITNNTISKRY, encoded by the coding sequence ATGAGTTTAACCACACTACAAATAGACCGTGTAATTGAAATGGCTTGGGAAGACAGAACTACTTTTGATGCTATAAAACATCAGTTTGGCTTGTCTGAAAAAGAAGTAATAACAATTATGCGCACAGAAATGAAACCTAGCAGTTTTAAAATGTGGCGTAAAAGAGTGCAAGGGCGCAAAACCAAGCACGCAAAACTTAGAACTTTTGTTAGCGGACGTTTTAAATGTAGCAGGCAAAAACAAATTACCAATAACACTATAAGCAAAAGATATTAA
- a CDS encoding SDR family oxidoreductase: MKILVTGTTGYIGKRLVPLLIEEGHNVVCAVRDKLRAEEWYKNEPLITVVEADFLQENTLSNIPKDIDIAYYLIHSMSNSSNNFKSLEEQCAINFKKYIEGTNTQQVIYLSGITNDPKLSMHLSSRKLVEETLASKKYALTTFRAGIIVGSGSSSFEIIRDLVEKLPVMIAPKWLDTKTQPLAVRDVLLFLSKAILKKEIYNKGIDIFGPNVLTYKQMLLQFAAVRGLKRSIITVPVMTPKLSSYWLYFVTSTSYKLASTLVKSMGVEIIGKPSDINSILNIEPISYKEAVELAFEKIEQNSIVSSWKDSLVSSGRLKGNLHKYVNVPKYGCFTDYKERKVTDKNKTINKIWAIGGSTGWYYGTILWKFRGYLDKLFGGIGLRRGRTSTTDLSAGDALDFWRVIYADKEQQKLLLYAEMKLPGEAWLEFKIEDNVLKQTATFRPRGLGGRLYWYSVLPFHIFIFNGMINKLVA, encoded by the coding sequence ATGAAAATACTAGTAACAGGTACAACAGGCTACATAGGCAAAAGACTAGTGCCCCTTTTAATAGAAGAAGGGCATAATGTTGTATGCGCTGTTAGAGACAAGTTACGTGCAGAAGAATGGTATAAAAACGAGCCCCTAATTACTGTTGTAGAAGCAGATTTTTTACAAGAAAATACGCTTTCTAATATTCCTAAAGATATAGACATTGCTTATTATTTAATACACTCTATGTCTAATTCCTCAAATAATTTTAAATCTTTAGAGGAGCAATGCGCCATAAATTTTAAAAAGTATATTGAAGGTACAAATACGCAACAAGTAATATATTTAAGCGGAATAACAAATGACCCTAAATTGTCTATGCATTTATCTTCAAGAAAATTGGTTGAAGAAACTTTAGCTTCTAAAAAATATGCATTAACAACCTTTAGAGCTGGTATTATTGTAGGTTCTGGTAGTTCTTCTTTTGAAATTATTAGAGATTTAGTAGAAAAATTACCTGTAATGATTGCTCCTAAATGGTTAGATACTAAAACACAACCGTTAGCAGTAAGAGATGTGTTATTATTTTTATCTAAAGCCATATTAAAAAAAGAAATTTACAACAAAGGAATAGATATTTTTGGACCAAATGTACTTACATATAAACAAATGTTATTACAATTTGCAGCAGTAAGAGGCTTAAAAAGAAGCATTATTACCGTGCCTGTAATGACACCTAAATTATCATCATACTGGTTGTATTTTGTAACATCAACATCATACAAACTAGCCTCTACCCTAGTAAAGAGTATGGGAGTAGAAATTATAGGTAAACCAAGTGATATTAATTCAATTTTAAACATAGAACCAATTAGCTACAAAGAGGCAGTAGAATTGGCTTTTGAAAAAATAGAACAAAATAGTATAGTATCTAGCTGGAAAGATTCTCTTGTTAGTAGTGGTAGACTTAAAGGTAACTTACATAAATATGTAAATGTGCCTAAATACGGTTGTTTTACAGATTATAAAGAGCGTAAGGTTACAGATAAAAATAAGACTATTAATAAAATTTGGGCTATAGGAGGATCTACAGGATGGTATTACGGCACTATTCTTTGGAAATTTAGAGGTTATTTAGATAAGTTATTTGGTGGTATAGGCTTGCGTAGAGGAAGAACTAGCACTACAGATTTAAGTGCAGGTGATGCTTTAGATTTTTGGCGTGTTATTTATGCTGATAAAGAACAACAAAAATTGTTATTATATGCAGAAATGAAATTACCTGGAGAAGCTTGGCTAGAGTTTAAAATTGAAGATAATGTACTTAAACAAACAGCCACCTTTAGACCAAGAGGTTTGGGAGGTAGATTATACTGGTACAGTGTTTTACCTTTTCATATATTTATTTTTAACGGAATGATAAACAAATTAGTAGCATAA
- a CDS encoding flavin reductase family protein, producing MIKYTNDNIKELEHLFKINLINSASGYKSANLIGTKSVNGQENIAVFSSVIHLGSNPALLGFICRPTTVPRHTYKNIKETKIYTINHIHQDILEDAHHTSAKYPEEVSEFTKTKLVPEYKDNCIAPFLKGAPVQLELKFIEEMPIAANNTILVIGEIMNLYVNEDLLQKDGLIDLTKGKVAAINGLDAYAVPKTNKRFTYQRPK from the coding sequence ATGATAAAATATACTAATGACAATATAAAAGAGCTAGAGCATTTATTTAAAATTAATTTGATAAATAGTGCCTCGGGCTATAAGTCTGCCAATTTAATTGGTACTAAGTCTGTTAACGGACAAGAAAATATTGCAGTATTTAGCTCTGTTATTCATTTAGGTTCTAACCCTGCTTTATTAGGCTTTATTTGTAGACCAACTACTGTACCTAGACATACTTATAAAAATATTAAGGAAACAAAAATATACACCATTAATCATATACATCAGGATATTTTAGAAGATGCTCACCACACTTCTGCCAAATATCCAGAAGAGGTATCAGAATTTACAAAGACTAAATTAGTACCAGAGTATAAAGACAATTGTATTGCTCCATTTTTAAAAGGTGCTCCAGTACAATTAGAACTCAAGTTTATAGAAGAAATGCCTATAGCTGCTAACAATACTATTTTGGTTATTGGTGAAATAATGAATTTATATGTTAATGAAGACCTTTTACAAAAAGATGGATTAATAGATTTAACAAAAGGGAAAGTAGCTGCAATTAATGGCCTAGACGCCTATGCGGTTCCTAAAACAAACAAAAGATTTACATACCAAAGACCAAAATAA
- a CDS encoding ABC1 kinase family protein, giving the protein MKTIDKIPTSKIQRASKLVTTGAKVGVNYLKYYGDKLTKTEIEAKERLNKNNAEDIYDSLKQLKGSALKVAQMLSMEKSILPQAYVEKFSLAQFSVPPLSAPLVQKTFKKYFGKTPNEIFDTFNVNSVNAASIGQVHYAEANGKKLAVKIQYPGVADSISTDLAMVKPIAIKMFNIKGKDSDKYFAEVENKLIEETNYLLEIKQSKEMAKACEHIPNLKFPQYYEQFSSERIISMDWMVGEHLSEFTAHNTDQEKADKIGQALWDFYMYQMHVLRKVHADPHPGNFLISKEIELIALDFGCIKEVPTNFYVPYFELAKPEVINNPVLFSQKMHELEILKEDDSKEEIAFFSDLFYEMLSLFTKPFHNDTFDFSDPVFFNQIAELGEKYSKSTELRKMNGNRGSKHFIYINRTFFGLYNLMFDLKSKNIKINNYLSL; this is encoded by the coding sequence ATGAAAACTATAGACAAAATACCTACATCTAAAATACAACGTGCCAGCAAATTAGTTACTACTGGTGCTAAAGTTGGTGTTAATTACCTTAAATATTATGGTGATAAGCTAACTAAAACAGAAATAGAAGCAAAAGAACGCCTAAATAAGAACAATGCTGAGGATATTTACGATAGTCTAAAGCAATTAAAAGGTAGTGCGCTAAAAGTAGCACAGATGCTAAGTATGGAAAAAAGCATATTGCCACAGGCATATGTAGAAAAATTTTCTTTAGCTCAGTTTTCTGTTCCCCCTTTGTCTGCTCCTTTAGTACAAAAAACATTTAAAAAATACTTTGGTAAAACACCAAATGAAATATTTGACACTTTTAATGTTAACTCTGTAAATGCAGCTAGTATTGGACAAGTACATTATGCTGAAGCTAATGGTAAAAAATTAGCGGTTAAAATTCAGTATCCTGGTGTAGCAGATAGCATTTCTACAGATTTAGCTATGGTAAAACCTATAGCTATTAAAATGTTTAATATAAAGGGTAAAGACTCTGATAAGTATTTTGCTGAAGTAGAAAACAAACTAATAGAAGAGACCAATTACTTGCTAGAAATAAAGCAAAGCAAGGAAATGGCAAAAGCTTGCGAACACATACCAAACTTAAAGTTTCCGCAGTATTATGAGCAATTTTCATCGGAACGTATTATTTCTATGGATTGGATGGTTGGTGAGCATTTGAGCGAGTTTACAGCCCATAATACAGACCAAGAAAAAGCAGATAAAATAGGGCAAGCATTATGGGATTTTTATATGTACCAAATGCACGTGTTACGTAAAGTACACGCAGATCCTCATCCTGGCAATTTTTTAATTTCTAAAGAGATTGAGCTAATTGCTTTAGATTTTGGATGTATTAAAGAAGTGCCTACAAACTTTTACGTACCCTATTTTGAGTTGGCTAAACCAGAGGTTATTAATAATCCTGTATTATTTTCTCAGAAAATGCACGAATTAGAAATTTTAAAAGAAGATGACTCTAAAGAAGAAATTGCCTTCTTTTCTGATCTTTTTTATGAGATGTTAAGCCTGTTTACAAAACCTTTTCATAATGATACGTTTGATTTTTCTGACCCAGTTTTCTTTAATCAAATTGCAGAATTAGGAGAAAAATATAGTAAAAGTACAGAACTACGTAAAATGAACGGAAACAGAGGTTCTAAGCACTTTATTTACATTAACAGAACATTTTTTGGACTGTATAATTTAATGTTCGATTTAAAATCAAAAAACATTAAAATCAATAATTATCTATCTCTTTAA
- a CDS encoding TetR family transcriptional regulator C-terminal domain-containing protein, with the protein MAKKKNVTAEDIISFYMDFVLENEKQPSSVYKFSKINNFEESIFYNFFNSFDTLEKHIFNAFYNHTIKALETDQAYSEFDSRTKLLSFYYTFFEMLTANRSYVVYALNKHKNKLKSVSMLSNLKNSFSDYITGLDIDTIDLKQEKLEKIQQKTLKESAWIQLLITIKFWLDDTSSSFEKTDIFIEKSVNTTFDLLDTKPLQSIIDLGKFIYKEKINMNL; encoded by the coding sequence ATGGCAAAGAAAAAGAATGTAACAGCAGAGGATATTATCAGTTTTTATATGGATTTTGTACTAGAAAACGAAAAGCAACCGTCTTCTGTCTATAAATTTTCTAAAATTAATAATTTTGAAGAATCCATTTTTTACAACTTCTTTAATTCCTTTGATACCTTAGAAAAACACATATTTAACGCTTTTTATAATCATACTATCAAAGCTTTAGAAACAGACCAAGCTTATAGCGAGTTTGACAGTAGAACTAAACTTCTAAGTTTTTATTATACCTTTTTTGAAATGCTAACTGCTAATAGAAGTTATGTAGTTTATGCTTTAAATAAACACAAAAACAAATTAAAATCTGTAAGTATGTTGTCTAATCTTAAAAATAGTTTTAGCGACTATATTACTGGTTTAGATATAGATACAATTGATTTAAAGCAGGAAAAATTAGAGAAAATTCAGCAAAAAACATTAAAAGAATCTGCTTGGATACAGTTGTTAATTACAATTAAATTTTGGTTAGATGATACTTCTTCATCTTTTGAAAAAACAGATATTTTTATCGAAAAAAGCGTTAACACTACGTTTGACCTACTAGATACCAAACCCTTACAAAGCATTATAGATCTAGGAAAGTTTATTTATAAAGAAAAAATTAATATGAACTTGTAG